One window of Aerococcus tenax genomic DNA carries:
- a CDS encoding GNAT family N-acetyltransferase: protein MKHLGSQKLESERLILRPFELTDVDQAYQHWTSDPEVTKYLTWPSHQSPAVTKEVISQWVANYSRPDFYQWAIVLKASNEVIGSISAVDVKEKISAVHIGYAIGRKWWGLGITTEAFERIIPFFFDEVGVNRIESMHDPKNPASGKVMEHCGLVYEGTLRQADRNNQGLCDAAYYGLLREDYYR from the coding sequence ATGAAGCATTTAGGTAGCCAAAAACTAGAAAGTGAGCGCCTCATCTTACGACCCTTTGAATTGACTGATGTCGACCAGGCCTACCAGCACTGGACCAGTGACCCGGAAGTCACCAAGTACCTAACCTGGCCCAGCCACCAGTCTCCTGCTGTCACCAAGGAAGTGATTTCCCAATGGGTGGCTAACTATAGTCGCCCAGACTTCTACCAATGGGCCATTGTTCTAAAGGCAAGTAATGAAGTGATCGGTAGTATTTCCGCCGTTGATGTCAAAGAAAAAATTTCTGCCGTCCATATTGGCTATGCTATTGGCCGAAAATGGTGGGGCTTGGGGATAACTACCGAAGCCTTTGAGCGTATTATTCCTTTCTTCTTTGATGAAGTTGGAGTCAACCGGATTGAATCCATGCACGATCCTAAAAACCCAGCCTCTGGCAAGGTCATGGAACATTGCGGCTTAGTTTATGAAGGGACCCTCCGCCAAGCCGACCGAAACAACCAAGGTCTCTGTGATGCCGCCTACTACGGCCTCCTAAGAGAAGATTATTATCGTTAA
- a CDS encoding NAD(P)H-dependent oxidoreductase, with amino-acid sequence MTVSIFCGHPELENSSSHQFLRAACPKEIKFIPVPTNYNDDFIQESQETLLESERIYLQFPLYWYQAPGHMVQWLQDLLSDDFLDQNGKHLAGKSLGLIVTVGSPLSYYQAGGKNNVSLSTLFSPYQTLCQTLKWEFLPAFILSQYHYLSEEAQAKKYVAFQYYLLNPKRGSFNQRSRWLIDHLRSRQEDFSPELISKIDLLIDAWEGRLDELEMLEATLPKTTRH; translated from the coding sequence GTGACAGTAAGTATTTTTTGTGGACATCCTGAATTGGAAAATTCTAGTAGTCACCAATTTCTAAGGGCAGCTTGCCCCAAAGAAATTAAATTTATCCCTGTCCCAACCAATTATAATGATGACTTTATCCAGGAATCCCAAGAAACCCTTTTAGAGAGTGAGCGAATTTATTTACAGTTCCCCCTCTATTGGTACCAAGCCCCCGGCCATATGGTGCAATGGTTACAGGACCTGTTAAGTGATGATTTCCTAGACCAGAATGGTAAGCATCTTGCAGGAAAATCACTGGGTTTGATAGTGACGGTAGGGAGCCCCTTGTCTTATTACCAGGCTGGCGGGAAGAACAATGTCAGCTTATCGACCCTCTTTAGCCCTTATCAAACCCTGTGTCAGACCTTAAAGTGGGAATTTCTTCCTGCCTTTATTCTCAGTCAATACCACTATCTCAGTGAAGAGGCCCAAGCCAAGAAATATGTTGCCTTTCAATACTATCTCTTGAATCCTAAACGGGGCAGTTTTAACCAAAGGAGCCGTTGGTTAATCGATCATTTAAGAAGTCGGCAGGAAGATTTTTCTCCTGAACTTATAAGCAAAATTGACTTATTGATCGATGCCTGGGAGGGGCGACTGGATGAATTAGAAATGCTGGAAGCCACCTTGCCAAAAACGACACGACACTAG
- a CDS encoding extracellular solute-binding protein → MKKFVRILLTLFTALLFLGGCSQQAQEALAEYDRKHSDQASGDRVEIEFWYGLGSIAGQTMEEIIEDFNNSQDQVRVIGVAQANYDETYQKLQAAIAADIAPAVVLSDDIVEQSDSQILKPLNDFMDATMDPNDFLPVFMDLAISDGKVYGFPAFGTTQVMYYRKDILDEAGVDPDDMYDSWENVMAYSKQLQEDGYVENGHQLMWGTDNLIDIAYSSGGQIISDDGTQVLIDQAPWVDSWNFIRKNIHDGTSPIESGGQGWEYWYRTIDNVMTGKSISYTGSSGDKADLDFDIIGSAEQPGYNGHEPRPMSEGLYLAIPDQASDQEARAAFEWIKYFTSPQVQADWTKAVGYVPVRIDETMNQVPGFSEFLAENPAYKTPMDQSTHASYSFTDPTGGKIYQALSDARDKVELQNIPAEEALAEAQETAQKALDQVNARED, encoded by the coding sequence ATGAAGAAATTTGTAAGAATTTTACTGACCCTGTTTACTGCCTTGCTGTTCCTGGGAGGGTGCTCCCAGCAAGCCCAGGAAGCCCTAGCTGAATATGACCGCAAGCATAGTGACCAAGCAAGCGGTGACCGGGTGGAAATAGAATTTTGGTATGGTCTGGGTTCCATTGCCGGACAAACCATGGAGGAAATTATTGAGGACTTCAATAATAGCCAAGACCAAGTTCGCGTGATCGGTGTGGCTCAGGCTAATTATGATGAAACCTATCAGAAACTCCAAGCGGCCATTGCAGCTGACATCGCTCCGGCAGTGGTCTTATCGGATGACATTGTCGAACAATCGGACTCGCAAATTCTTAAACCTCTCAACGATTTCATGGATGCTACCATGGATCCCAATGACTTTCTGCCAGTTTTTATGGACTTAGCCATTTCTGACGGTAAAGTCTACGGTTTCCCGGCCTTTGGGACCACCCAGGTCATGTATTACCGTAAGGATATCTTAGACGAAGCGGGTGTTGACCCTGATGATATGTATGATTCCTGGGAAAACGTGATGGCTTATTCTAAACAGCTACAAGAAGATGGCTATGTTGAAAATGGTCATCAGTTAATGTGGGGGACCGATAATTTGATTGACATCGCCTATAGTTCTGGTGGGCAAATTATTTCTGATGATGGCACCCAGGTTCTGATTGACCAAGCGCCTTGGGTTGATTCCTGGAACTTCATCCGGAAAAATATCCATGACGGCACCAGTCCCATTGAATCTGGGGGACAAGGTTGGGAATATTGGTACCGGACTATTGACAATGTTATGACCGGTAAGTCGATCAGCTATACGGGTTCATCTGGTGATAAGGCGGACCTTGATTTTGATATTATTGGTTCAGCAGAACAACCAGGCTACAATGGCCATGAACCCCGCCCTATGTCGGAAGGCTTATACTTAGCTATCCCTGACCAAGCCTCTGACCAGGAGGCAAGAGCGGCTTTTGAATGGATTAAATACTTTACCAGTCCCCAAGTCCAAGCTGACTGGACCAAGGCGGTGGGTTATGTACCAGTCCGTATTGATGAAACTATGAATCAGGTCCCAGGCTTTAGTGAATTCCTAGCTGAAAATCCGGCCTATAAGACGCCCATGGACCAATCGACCCATGCTTCATATAGCTTTACGGATCCTACCGGTGGTAAAATTTATCAAGCCCTTTCTGACGCTCGAGATAAGGTAGAACTGCAAAATATCCCAGCAGAAGAAGCCCTAGCTGAAGCCCAAGAAACCGCTCAAAAAGCCCTCGACCAAGTCAATGCTAGGGAAGATTAA
- a CDS encoding carbohydrate ABC transporter permease, translating into MRNKKWDSKGIIRSILLLFLSFLMVYPLLWMASNAFKDAATILSDPASLAPDFLSFKNFAGVFELGPFDLYIFNSIFTALVIVIVQLVLSALMAYGLVFFHFKGKKFLYTSILLTYMLPVATTYVPSFVILAQMGLLDTLTGLIVSNIASVFSIFYLVQTFRSVPIELVEAGQVEGANSWQILWRIIVPYSRSAILTTALINFVTHYNNYMWPSLIISSEAKMLVSNGLNQLFTTQGNFIDNLPRLMAANTLVVVPLLILFILLQKWFVQGISGSGTKG; encoded by the coding sequence ATGAGAAATAAAAAATGGGATAGTAAGGGAATTATCCGTTCGATCTTACTCTTATTCCTCAGCTTTTTAATGGTTTATCCCTTATTATGGATGGCATCAAATGCCTTTAAAGATGCGGCAACCATCTTATCTGATCCTGCGTCCTTAGCTCCTGATTTTCTTTCCTTTAAGAATTTTGCGGGTGTTTTTGAATTAGGGCCATTTGACCTCTATATCTTTAACAGTATCTTTACGGCTTTAGTCATTGTTATTGTGCAGTTAGTTCTGAGTGCTTTGATGGCTTATGGTTTAGTCTTCTTCCACTTTAAAGGGAAAAAATTTCTCTATACCTCCATCTTATTAACCTATATGTTACCGGTGGCCACTACCTATGTGCCATCTTTTGTGATCCTAGCACAAATGGGACTTTTAGATACCTTAACCGGTTTGATTGTATCCAATATTGCTAGTGTCTTCTCAATTTTTTATCTGGTGCAGACCTTCCGTTCCGTGCCGATTGAATTAGTCGAAGCCGGCCAAGTGGAGGGGGCCAATTCTTGGCAAATCTTATGGCGGATTATCGTTCCTTATTCACGTTCAGCGATTTTAACCACCGCCTTGATCAACTTTGTGACCCATTATAATAACTACATGTGGCCATCCCTGATCATCTCTAGTGAGGCCAAGATGCTGGTCTCCAATGGTTTGAACCAGCTCTTTACCACTCAAGGGAACTTTATCGATAACCTTCCACGGCTGATGGCAGCTAATACCCTGGTTGTGGTTCCCTTATTGATTCTCTTTATCCTCCTACAAAAATGGTTTGTACAAGGGATTTCTGGCTCGGGAACGAAAGGATGA
- a CDS encoding carbohydrate ABC transporter permease, with translation MIKDMNKKQWLIYILVPLLPLLIFWFLPMFISLFISFTNWDYISPTYDVVGLENYTDLITSEEFVSSLWNTVVFSLGTVIPTLVIGFLLALLLIRQKFMHNFIQACLFAPWVTPMVAVSIVWSWMYQPEGLINNLLAHIGVSGPDWLSSSTFAMVAVIVVTVWKNAGWAMLFYSTAMSSISPAYDEVCDIAGASYWQRIRTIYFPMTLPTTLFLSVITLISSIQAYDQINVLTQGGPAGATRTLLYMFYQLAFEEFNMGKATALSVIMLVITGFLAFAIFSLQGHYRKEGVA, from the coding sequence ATGATTAAAGACATGAATAAAAAGCAGTGGCTTATTTATATTTTAGTCCCACTCCTGCCTTTATTAATTTTCTGGTTCCTGCCAATGTTCATTTCCCTTTTCATTTCTTTTACCAATTGGGACTACATCTCACCAACTTATGACGTTGTCGGGTTAGAAAACTACACCGACCTGATCACTTCTGAAGAATTTGTTTCATCCTTGTGGAATACGGTGGTATTTTCACTAGGGACAGTGATACCGACCTTAGTGATCGGCTTTTTATTAGCTCTCTTATTAATTCGGCAAAAATTCATGCATAATTTCATCCAGGCCTGTCTCTTTGCCCCTTGGGTGACGCCTATGGTTGCGGTTTCCATTGTTTGGTCTTGGATGTATCAACCGGAAGGACTCATCAATAATCTTTTAGCCCATATTGGGGTTTCGGGACCGGACTGGTTGTCTTCCTCCACCTTTGCCATGGTGGCTGTGATCGTCGTGACCGTTTGGAAGAATGCGGGCTGGGCCATGTTATTTTATTCCACTGCCATGTCCAGTATTTCGCCAGCCTATGATGAAGTCTGTGATATTGCTGGGGCCAGTTACTGGCAAAGGATCCGGACGATTTACTTCCCCATGACCCTACCCACGACGCTCTTCTTATCGGTGATTACCTTAATTTCTTCTATCCAAGCTTATGACCAAATTAACGTCTTAACCCAAGGTGGGCCTGCTGGGGCGACACGAACCTTGTTATACATGTTCTATCAACTCGCCTTTGAAGAGTTTAACATGGGTAAGGCAACGGCCTTGTCAGTGATTATGCTAGTCATTACTGGTTTCTTAGCCTTTGCGATCTTTAGCTTACAAGGGCACTACCGTAAGGAGGGTGTGGCATGA